The Populus trichocarpa isolate Nisqually-1 chromosome 2, P.trichocarpa_v4.1, whole genome shotgun sequence genome has a window encoding:
- the LOC18096450 gene encoding heavy metal-associated isoprenylated plant protein 36, producing the protein MATKPAEEALDQLKYQTWVLKVSIHCEGCKKKVKKVLQSIDGVYKTEVDSHQHKVTVTGNVDAQILIKKLMRSGKFAELWPKNSENKEKKSGKSQNNDKQKSPKDVQEVGGGDDHQKNTPSEKPETDAKISGGNGGDDQNSGAESDDAGLESAAPVAAAASGGGSGKKKKKKKKPSGNSNNGASGENSGGVPADTGSSSMADLDSAPSMPLMSHSPPHQHVYPYPPMYHQPIPVYGINYNTAYCSARESCYAHPMHAQIHYHQQRYQPPAPPSDLIKEFGDDDNETGCSVM; encoded by the exons ATGGCCACAAAACCAGCTGAAGAGGCTTTAGACCAGCTGAAATACCAG ACATGGGTCTTGAAAGTCTCAATCCACTGTGAAGGATGCAAAAAGAAAGTTAAGAAAGTTCTTCAAAGCATTGATG GTGTTTATAAAACAGAAGTTGATTCTCACCAGCATAAGGTTACAGTAACTGGCAACGTGGACGCGCAGATTCTTATAAAGAAGCTGATGAGATCAGGGAAATTCGCCGAGCTTTGGCCTAAAAACTCCGAGAATAAGGAGAAAAAGTCTGGAAAATCCCAGAACAATGACAAGCAGAAGAGTCCTAAAGATGTCCAAGAAgttggtggtggtgatgatcATCAGAAGAATACTCCATCAGAAAAGCCTGAGACGGACGCTAAAATTAGTGGTGGAAATGGTGGTGATGATCAAAACTCAGGGGCGGAAAGTGATGATGCCGGCTTAGAAAGTGCTGCTCCTGTTGCTGCGGCTGCTAGTGGTGGTGGCAGtggtaaaaagaagaagaaaaagaaaaagccaAGTGGCAATTCTAACAATGGTGCCAGTGGCGAAAATTCTGGTGGTGTACCGGCTGATACCGGGTCTTCTTCCATGGCTGATCTTGACTCAGCTCCATCTATGCCCTTGATGAGTCATAGCCCTCCACATCAGCATGTATACCCGTATCCACCAATGTATCATCAACCTATTCCAGTTTATGGAATAAACTACAACACAGCATATTGTAGTGCTAGGGAGTCCTGTTATGCACATCCCATGCATGCTCAGATTCACTATCACCAGCAGAGGTACCAGCCACCAGCCCCGCCATCCGATCTCATCAAGGAGTTTGGTGATGATGATAACGAGACCGGATGCTCAGTCATGTGA